One Mercurialis annua linkage group LG3, ddMerAnnu1.2, whole genome shotgun sequence DNA window includes the following coding sequences:
- the LOC126673902 gene encoding ubiquitin-like modifier-activating enzyme 5 isoform X1 — protein METELKELLTDLQSFISSLPDDDSNQPSIHKLQSRVQHLTKIANAAPARRSKLKDMSAEVVDSNPYSRLMALQRMGIVKDYERIREYSVAIVGIGGVGSVAAEMLTRCGIGRLLLYDYDKVELANMNRLFFRPDQAGMTKTDAAVQTLSDINPDVVLESYTMNITTVQGFETFVSGLKNKSFRPDKEGSGVDLVLSCVDNYEARMAVNQACNELNQTWMESGVSEDAVSGHIQLLVPGETACFACAPPLIVASGVDERTLKREGVCAASLPTTMGVVAGLLVQNTLKFLLQFGNVSPYLGYNSLKDYFPTMEMRPNPQCSNAACLERQKEYIFAKPARDAAAKAKMEAEAPLASEAPLHADNEWNISVDDDNEPGMLDATTSADALPEGLMHELPTADEFQKFPVAEATTTTFDDLEDLKKQLESLNY, from the exons ATGGAGACTGAATTGAAAGAGCTGCTCACTGATCTTCAATCATTCATATCCTCGTTGCCCGACGATGATTCTAATCAGCCATCAATTCACAAG CTGCAATCGCGTGTTCAACATCTCACGAAGATCGCGAATGCTGCTCCTGCTCGGCGTTCAAAACTCaag GATATGAGTGCAGAGGTGGTGGACAGTAATCCATACAGTAGGCTTATGGCGCTTCAAAGGATGGGCATTGTGAAGGATTATGAGAGGATTAGAGAGTATTCTGTTGCTATTGTT GGAATTGGCGGTGTTGGCAGTGTTGCAGCTGAGATGCTAACCAGATGTGGCATAGGTCGCCttttattatatgattatgacAAAGTAGAGTTGGCCAACATGAATAGGCTTTTCTTTCGACCAGATCAg GCTGGTATGACAAAGACTGATGCTGCTGTTCAGACCCTTTCAGACATTAATCCTGATGTTGTGCTTGAG AGCTATACTATGAACATCACAACAGTGCAAGGatttgaaacctttgtttctGGCTTGAAAAATAAATCGTTTCGCCCAGATAAAGAAGGTAGCGGAGTAGATCTTGTTTTAAGCTGCGTGGATAATTATGAAGCAAGGATGGCTGTTAACCAG GCCTGTAACGAGTTAAATCAAACTTGGATGGAGTCTG GTGTATCTGAAGATGCTGTTTCGGGTCATATACAATTGCTGGTTCCTGGAGAAACTGCCTGTTTTGCATGTGCCCCTCCTCTT ATTGTCGCATCTGGTGTGGATGAGCGAACACTGAAGCGTGAGGGGGTTTGTGCAGCATCTTTGCCTACAACAATG GGAGTTGTCGCAGGGCTCTTAGTACAAAATACACTAAAGTTTTTGTTACAATTTGGAAATGTATCCCCATACTTG GGATACAATTCTCTTAAAGATTATTTTCCAACCATGGAAATGAGGCCAAATCCTCAATGCTCAAATGCAGCCTGTTTGGAGCGTCAG AAAGAATATATCTTTGCGAAGCCAGCTAGGGACGCTGCAGCTAAAGCCAAGATGGAGGCAGAAGCACCATTAGCTTCAGAAGCCCCACTTCATGCTGACAATGAATGGAATATAAG TGTTGATGATGATAACGAGCCAGGAATGTTAGATGCCACAACTTCAG CAGATGCTCTTCCAGAAGGTCTTATGCATGAGCTTCCAACTGCAGACGAGTTTCAAAAGTTCCCAGTTGCTGAGGCAACGACTACTACATTTGATGACCTCGAAGACCTCAAGAAGCAACTTGAATCCCTTAATTATTGA
- the LOC126672931 gene encoding uncharacterized protein LOC126672931 produces MGGPDVPVANVIPGDIVVDGAPVDIPLASAEVALPEVIVINDDDEGLVVADSGEIFLGRDPDSPSRKRRRVVDDSPTRESFPGSSSSAPDLVQWVEGQDPASLLNPRVLAEYIRTLAIPDDVTWFCGRPGQELSDLACFHGFSALQSVLVLNDRRQCAEEEVERLSALLATSESERAKLKASLEEHDSLLAQLKAQDAINDRQVKVIEKKTDDLTQEIEELIRINSLVGGERDSLRSEVEGLHIRLLDTKAFYSALISEYRLAIGKKLLEQNPNIDLSGVNGLDPQAIARDLLVKISKDRV; encoded by the exons atgggtggtcctgacgttcctGTCGCCAACGttattcctggcgacattgTCGTGGATGGAGCTCCTGTTGATATCCCCCTAGCTTCCGCCGAGGTAGCGTTGCCTGAGGTTATTGTTataaatgatgatgatg AGGGGCttgttgttgctgattcggggGAGATTTTTCTaggtcgagacccggattctccgtctagaaaAAGACGTCGAGTTGTCGATGATTCTCCTAcgagggagagttttcctggaagctcttcttctgctccagacttggttcaatgggtcgaaggtcaggatcctgccagtttgctgaatccgagagtgctagcggaatatatccggactttggcgattcctgatgatgtcacgtggttctgtggtaggccgggtcaggagctttccgatctggcttgttttcatggtttctct gcccttcaatctgttctggtattgaacgaccgccgacagtgtgccgaggaggaggtcgagcgtctgtctgctcttttggcgacttccgagtctgaaagggcgaaattgaaggcctctttggaagagcatgattcccttctggcgcagctcaaggcgcaggatgcgattaatgatcgccaagtgaaagtgattgagaaaaagaccgatgacttgactcaagagatcgaggagctcattcggatcaattcccttgttggtggggagagggatagtcttagatcggaggttgaaggtcttcacatccgtctgctagatacgaaggctttttactctgccctgataagcgagtatcgccttgcgattgggaagaagcttctggagcagaatcccaatattgatctttctggggtcaacgggttggatccccaggccatcgcccgTGATCTCCTCGTCAAGATTTCTAAAGACCGTGTTTAG
- the LOC126673902 gene encoding ubiquitin-like modifier-activating enzyme 5 isoform X2: protein METELKELLTDLQSFISSLPDDDSNQPSIHKLQSRVQHLTKIANAAPARRSKLKDMSAEVVDSNPYSRLMALQRMGIVKDYERIREYSVAIVGIGGVGSVAAEMLTRCGIGRLLLYDYDKVELANMNRLFFRPDQAGMTKTDAAVQTLSDINPDVVLESYTMNITTVQGFETFVSGLKNKSFRPDKEGSGVDLVLSCVDNYEARMAVNQACNELNQTWMESGVSEDAVSGHIQLLVPGETACFACAPPLIVASGVDERTLKREGVCAASLPTTMGVVAGLLVQNTLKFLLQFGNVSPYLGYNSLKDYFPTMEMRPNPQCSNAACLERQKEYIFAKPARDAAAKAKMEAEAPLASEAPLHADNEWNISVDDDNEPGMLDATTSDALPEGLMHELPTADEFQKFPVAEATTTTFDDLEDLKKQLESLNY from the exons ATGGAGACTGAATTGAAAGAGCTGCTCACTGATCTTCAATCATTCATATCCTCGTTGCCCGACGATGATTCTAATCAGCCATCAATTCACAAG CTGCAATCGCGTGTTCAACATCTCACGAAGATCGCGAATGCTGCTCCTGCTCGGCGTTCAAAACTCaag GATATGAGTGCAGAGGTGGTGGACAGTAATCCATACAGTAGGCTTATGGCGCTTCAAAGGATGGGCATTGTGAAGGATTATGAGAGGATTAGAGAGTATTCTGTTGCTATTGTT GGAATTGGCGGTGTTGGCAGTGTTGCAGCTGAGATGCTAACCAGATGTGGCATAGGTCGCCttttattatatgattatgacAAAGTAGAGTTGGCCAACATGAATAGGCTTTTCTTTCGACCAGATCAg GCTGGTATGACAAAGACTGATGCTGCTGTTCAGACCCTTTCAGACATTAATCCTGATGTTGTGCTTGAG AGCTATACTATGAACATCACAACAGTGCAAGGatttgaaacctttgtttctGGCTTGAAAAATAAATCGTTTCGCCCAGATAAAGAAGGTAGCGGAGTAGATCTTGTTTTAAGCTGCGTGGATAATTATGAAGCAAGGATGGCTGTTAACCAG GCCTGTAACGAGTTAAATCAAACTTGGATGGAGTCTG GTGTATCTGAAGATGCTGTTTCGGGTCATATACAATTGCTGGTTCCTGGAGAAACTGCCTGTTTTGCATGTGCCCCTCCTCTT ATTGTCGCATCTGGTGTGGATGAGCGAACACTGAAGCGTGAGGGGGTTTGTGCAGCATCTTTGCCTACAACAATG GGAGTTGTCGCAGGGCTCTTAGTACAAAATACACTAAAGTTTTTGTTACAATTTGGAAATGTATCCCCATACTTG GGATACAATTCTCTTAAAGATTATTTTCCAACCATGGAAATGAGGCCAAATCCTCAATGCTCAAATGCAGCCTGTTTGGAGCGTCAG AAAGAATATATCTTTGCGAAGCCAGCTAGGGACGCTGCAGCTAAAGCCAAGATGGAGGCAGAAGCACCATTAGCTTCAGAAGCCCCACTTCATGCTGACAATGAATGGAATATAAG TGTTGATGATGATAACGAGCCAGGAATGTTAGATGCCACAACTTCAG ATGCTCTTCCAGAAGGTCTTATGCATGAGCTTCCAACTGCAGACGAGTTTCAAAAGTTCCCAGTTGCTGAGGCAACGACTACTACATTTGATGACCTCGAAGACCTCAAGAAGCAACTTGAATCCCTTAATTATTGA
- the LOC126673903 gene encoding uncharacterized protein LOC126673903 — protein MNSREFVLVSTATIFGALASALAARFFFSNQKKHNHPSLNGVISKKCSARCPFDPSKRNEYLSWDDYFMAIAFLSAERSKDPNRQVGACLVSQNGVILGIGYNGFPRGCSDDKLPWAKKSKTGDPLETKYPYVCHAEVNAILNTNHASAAGQKLYVTMFPCNECAKIIIQSGVSEVIYFVEKKSDSDIACIASQKLLSMAGIKVRRHQPQMDQILIKFEDPR, from the exons ATGAATTCTCGAGAGTTTGTTCTCGTCTCTACAGCAACGATCTTCGGTGCATTAGCATCTGCACTCGCGGCTCGCTTCTTTTTCTCCAACCAGAAAAAGCATAATCATCCGTCCTTAAACGGCGTCATTTCTAAGAAATGTTctgctcggtgtccgttcgaTCCTTCCAAAAGGAATGA GTATTTGTCATGGGACGATTATTTTATGGCAATTGCATTTTTGTCAGCTGAAAGATCCAAAGATCCAAACAGGCAG GTTGGTGCATGCTTGGTCAGTCAAAATGGAGTTATTCTTG GCATTGGCTATAATGGATTTCCGAGAGGTTGCTCAGATGACAAACTTCCTTGGGCAAAG AAATCTAAGACTGGGGATCCCTTGGAGACAAAGTATCC TTATGTTTGCCATGCTGAAGTTAATGCTATTCTGAACACAAATCATGCCTCTGCTGCTGGTCAG AAACTCTATGTGACTATGTTTCCCTGCAATGAGTGTGCCAAGATAATTATTCAG TCAGGAGTATCAGAAGTTATATATTttgtggagaagaaaagtgacTCCGACATAGCATGCATTGCTTCACAGAAGCTACTATCAATGGCTGGAATTAAG GTCAGAAGACATCAGCCTCAAATGGATCAAATTTTGATCAAGTTCGAAGATCCTAGATGA
- the LOC126671320 gene encoding zinc finger protein SHOOT GRAVITROPISM 5 codes for MEEDNQKELQLLPSQKPSSSYSYSRMTSSRPPDSSVRYRSSATVTDHHHHHQFGGPSLDLQLSISLSPIQPQSKSDTGCVEALKWQAAEQIRLAAIEKAYAERVRELTRREMEMAQSEFARARQMWQRAREEVAKAERMKEKATRQMDSTCMEITCQSCRQRFKPA; via the coding sequence ATGGAAGAAGATAATCAAAAAGAGTTACAGCTCCTCCCTTCTCAAAAACCCTCATCATCTTATTCTTATTCACGCATGACATCGTCCCGCCCACCGGATTCCTCCGTGAGGTATAGATCATCAGCGACAGTGACTgatcaccaccaccaccaccaattCGGCGGACCATCGCTAGACTTGCAATTATCAATAAGCCTCAGTCCAATCCAACCACAATCTAAATCGGACACCGGCTGCGTTGAGGCATTGAAATGGCAAGCGGCGGAGCAAATTCGATTGGCGGCGATTGAAAAAGCGTATGCAGAGAGAGTGAGAGAGCTAACGAGAAGAGAGATGGAGATGGCGCAGTCGGAGTTCGCTAGGGCACGGCAGATGTGGCAGAGAGCGAGAGAAGAAGTTGCAAAGGCGGAGAGAATGAAAGAAAAGGCGACGAGGCAGATGGATTCTACGTGCATGGAGATCACTTGTCAATCTTGCAGGCAAAGGTTCAAGCCCGCTTAA